Within the Cryptococcus neoformans var. neoformans B-3501A chromosome 1, whole genome shotgun sequence genome, the region TTCCAGAGTCACAATTCTGTTGGATATCCCTTGGAGGGACGAGtagtgaagaagagacgtGAGCCCTTTGTGCCGGATATGGAAATGGGGGCGGCGACCCTAGGCAGAATTCTTCGGGGCCTGGATGGTTGCTTTGGTCACAGGCCTGGCAAGTGGATGGTTGGAGTAGGGGATGATATTTCGTGGTGGAGGGCGGTCGGAATGAACGTATTGTCGAACTCGAATGGTACATTAGACGAGAGGTTAAGTCGGGATATCTGTCTGACATCGCATCGGTATAGCCTTTCAAAGCTCTAGTCCGCTGCCGATGTCCCCTCTGTCCTATCGCTGGCAAGGTTATGCAGTGCCGGACATGGCTTGACCACCGCGACGCCCTTCCCCTTTAGGGATCCTTGGATCATTTGCTACCGCAGTCCCCTCAATCGCCTCGCCTATTCACGGCGACTCTAGCTACCAACGAGCCCTTTGgttctcatcttctctcggTCCCTACCATCTCTTCTACACACGCTGCCCCTTCTATTGATCATTAGTTGTTAACGTCTCCATAAGATCATCTACAACAAGGGTCATTTGAAAACACCCAGCAGGAGAACGGGGATGGAGCTGAAGAGGGTTCGGAAGTCATCATCAAGCTAGCTATTACCGAAGATCGGCAGGTAATGAGAGCGTCTGCTCCGGAAGTGGCAGAATTTCCTGGATCTCAGCGACGAAAGGTACTCGACCTGCTTGATTGCCCTATCGAGACGTCTGCCTCCGAGCTGCAGACAAACGTCAAGTCAATCTGCAAACACCTCGATATCAACCCAACCCTAAATGTCCTACCAAAGACTGCCAAGCTACCTTCCTCCAAATCACCAACAGCGAAGGGCTTGTCGATCTTCCAGACAAGTGCCATGAGTGTAATACCCCTCTTAAAGAGGCGGGGAAGGTTATGGTGCAGTTCTTCCCGAGGCAATCTCTACAATCGGCGCTAGAAGATCTGTTCAGTATCAACGGGGTAGAACGTTTGGTCGAGCAACAGCAGATATTGCGAGCGCAGCAAGGTGAGCGAGACCGGCAGCTGGGTTGCCCAGGTTACATGCGTGAGGCACGTCCTGGGAAGATCTACCGACATCAGCTGGACGGTGAATGCTATCGCCAAGATGGTCTTCAGCGGGAGAGAGGCTGTCTTGTCCTCACCATTAACATATCCCTTGACTATGCCGATCCATCGCGGTCTCGCAACTGCTCTCCCCGGTCAATGGGCCCTATCCTCTGCCAGTTGGCCGATCTGCCTAATCAATACCGTTCCCGATTGTCATTTATGATGATAATGGGAATAACTCCTGCTCCCAACGAGCCGCCAGGCTGCTTGCTTCATCGACTCTTATTGGCCTTGGGGGTCGACCTTTTAAGTGGCGAGTGCGACGGGCTTTGGATTAGAACACCTGGGCACCCTactggtgagttgtttCGTCAGTTATAGAAATCCTTTCGCTAATTGTATGTTACTACATGTTAGACTACTACTACTTCCTACCAAACACTCTGACTGACCCTGCCACATTCAGCTCTGGCTGAGAGCATCTGTCCTCGTTATGAAGATTGGGACGAGATCTTAAGTGACGTCAACCCCCTTGATCCCGCAAGGTCTATGTCAGAATTGGGGCCATCTGCTGTGATCGTCCGGCTGCCGTTGCCATCACCGGTGTCAGCCACTTTTCCAAAGAGGACACCCCGTGCCTCAAGTGCACTGTGCCACGGAATCGCATGCACCTCCCGAGTCAGTTTCCCCTTCGTTCCAACTTAGAGCACTCTCGGGCGATGCTCAGTCAACAGCGCGAGTTCCTTGCCAAGTTCGATGAAGCTCCCCAAACCTCGTACCAGACACATGTCGCTCGCCGAGCTGGGAGAATCACGAAGGCTTCTCAAGCGCATGTTGAAAGGCGTGAAAACTCCGTTTTCCAGGTCCGTGGtcatctctccatctttgaTCTCTTTCCAAACCTGGACAAACTGAGTCATTCCGTGGTAGACTCCGCTCAGTCTGCCCCTATTACCACGTCCTTAAGGCCACCCTCGGAACTGATGGAGTTAGACGTTCGCGTATAACTTGTTTAAGAGACTACGTAATCAATCAGATCCTATACCCGCATTCAATCAAATTTTCCTTTCATAGTTTTCTGGattttcctcatcactaATCTGTACACTGCTCTCCGAGTCTGTTAAGAAAGCAGGGGCTAAGGAAACACCAGTTCAACAGGAGCAACCAATGCCGACCTTACTGACGGCCCAAAAGCTAGCCAAAGAGCTCAAGGTGAAAGGCAGAGCTCAGCGTAACGAAGTCTTCACCAATGTCCAAGATAACCTAATTAAGATGATGTTGGAAGTTAATGCAGTTGACCAGAAAGGCCGCATGGAGTTGCGGCCTTCCAAGCCGAAGCCGCGGCTACAGAGgcgaaggaaagagaggcgAGGGAGTCAGTGTGGAAAATAGGGATGAGAGGAATATTGAAGTAAGGGCGGTTGAGATTGAACGCATGCATGCCGAAAGTGCGCGATTTAATGCGGACGCTGCATGGCGTAATGCCGAAACTACGAGGTTAGCGGAGGAACACGAAGTGAATATCGCCAAgcgggaaagggaagaggaggaggcggtcGAGGATAGAAATATAGAAAGGACTAATGCGATCCAGGCGAAGACAATGTGGTTGGTGGAGTTCGCAAAGAAAGACACCATTGAGGCGGAAAAACAGGCATATTGGGAGATCAcggggaaaggaagaaccTTCTTGCTTTTTGTAACACTAATAATAAATGTTATACATGAATAAGAATTGTGAATGCTTCTCATGGTTCTGTATAGTTCAAGCGACTAACTATTATCTTCGTTGTAGATCACATAGATAGTTGCCTGACCCCATCCCTTTACTACTTCTACTTCCCTCTGcacttctttcctccttctgtcAGAGCCCTGGCGTTCCTCTGGAATGAGGAGGGCATCTGCCTCATcactcatcttcctctgtcgTCGctgttcttcctccaaaaTTCCCTCAAGCTCAGCCTGTGAGAAAACGTTCCTTATCTGCAAGCTCCTCGGGACCGTCTTGTTCAAGGATGAAGTTGTGAAGCATTGCAGTCACCTAGAAACATTGGCATAGATGAAGCCACTTTGAAAGCTATACAACATACCTGAATCCAGATGGTTGCGCGAATAACTTGGTGGTCCGCAGACTTGATTTGAGGGGACAGAAGTTTCAAGCTCTGGAAACGCGCCTCCCAGTATCCGATTGCGTGTTCCACATCTACCCGAACCTTCTTGATGCCGTTGTTGAATTCCGTCTGAGCACGCGATAAGGCATTGTTCCTTCCAGGCCTGCTTGCAGTGCGCTTATAGCTGGGAACCACAGTTATTGTTGGGTGTGAAGCCGCTATCAGCGAGAAGATATTCTtgggggagaaggatttTCGTGGGTGTTGATATATCTGCAAACTGGTGTCAGACGACGAGCAAAGTTAAAGGAGAAAGACTCACTCTGGTGTTGTTCTAGACCATCTGGTCTTGACAAGAAGCAGTGAAACCCGTACGGATGTATCGGATGCGACATTCATGATCAACGATGACCAGACGTTGAAACCATActtgttcttcctcccgTACCATAGCAAGGCATCATCCCTTCCAGGAATATACTCCAGCTCAATCTGGGTTCCACCCATCAAACCTACCAAGCGGGCAAAAGGCGAGACCCCGCCAAATGCACGGctatcttctccctttcgGTGGCATCAAGCCATCTCTGGCAGCTTTTGGTAACGAAGCATAGGTGGAGGGCTTCGAGACAGAGGAGAGTGTATAGAACACCAACTAAATCATTTATGAGTTGACTGACTGACGGACCAGATAGCTTCGCACAACACTCACCAGAATATCAAGTTTTTCTCCAGCTTCTCCGTGCGACATCCCATTTCTCTGCGCCCTAAACGGAGCAATGTGACATATAGCTGATATGCTGCGTGCTCTTGAGGATTTCGCGACTTGTTGACAAAGATTGGGTCGTCTCGGATGCTGAGATATCTGATAGCATGACAAAGGTTTCTCTGGGCGTTCGCGCCTGGGAGTACTCCTCTCATGAGCAGATCGTTTGTGATGTTTGGTCCAGCCTGAAATTAAATTCCTTTTGAAGACTTTGTCACTTTGTCTATGAATTATCTTCTCCCATACCCTCTCCCCCGAGCGTTTTCGGCGCTTGTACGTATTGGGACGCTCAAGAGATCTTCGCTTTAAAAGGAACTGGAGGTGTCATTGAAGCGCGAGGGTGACTAGCTGTGTTTGGCGCCGGCTGAAGTTCATCAACAAACCAAGGTTAGGAGCCTCCAAGGGGATACCTAGAGatttgaaaaggagatagCATCTTGCCAAATAGGCGTAAAAGCCAGAATACATGTGATCAAAATCGTCGGGTAGGCCATAAAACCGCTGAGCCAGGCTCACGAACTGGAAGAATTGGAGATGCTCTGCGACAGCCGTGCGTGTTTGAGTTATTGCAGAGTAGGCAGGCATGCCTCAGATCGAGTGTTTGGATCTTTTGCGGAGTCACTTGTATGCAACGAAGAACAGAAAAGAACTTCGAATGGAAGACTCGGACTGAATGCGAAGCTGCGCGGCGACGGACGCGGTTGCGCCAGGAAAACAGACGCGAAGTAGCAGCTGATGACACCATCGGTTTTTAGCTTTTTCCACAAAATTAGATAAGCCCCGCATCTCAAAAAGATAAGCTCAAATATAAATTAGAATCCCCATACAAATTGGCGGCGGTGGTCCCTGCAAAAATAAGATAGGCGAAAGTCGAAAAATAAGGAAATTTTTGAAACGTACATATTAGTCGAGTATAGGAGAGATGTTTTGCCCTTGCGAAGGACGGAATCAATTCAACAGCGAAAAGTGGGCGACCGGACCTTCTTGGCAGCGTGCCTTCTGCCAGCGTGGGCCGAACATGCCTAACACGTAACGTTTTGGGCTGTAGCCTCttacatcatcatcatcaacgtTATCGATACGGAGTTCGACGGCGGGCGGGAGTCGAGTCTGATATCGTCACGCGTCATCATCACGTTCTTTCTGCAATAATAGCATTACTACCGAATTGATCGTCCGATCTTATCATCCCAGAAGCTCCGTTTCCTCACAAACTCTCCACCATCAGCATGGGAGACGCTCTGGTAAGTACCATTACCCAGCCCACGCGAAGCAATATTGTCATTCTAACTCAAGCTCGCAGGCTGTCGAGGAGCAGCGTTCTGTCCTTAGCTTCAGGTCTTCTGCTCCAGAGCCGGTGAGTGATGCACATTATTCACGTGGAACTACCTTAAGATACCCAAATAACTATATGCTTATTCATGTCAAAATCTGAAGGACACGATAACGAGTAAGTAACACTAGAAACCCAACTCAGGGGTCTGACATGAATGAAGAGCTTGTCAAGCGATGTCGAGCCATGATCGTCAAACTTTTACCTGTGGAAGTTGAGCTTTCCCAGATTACAGATGCTACTAGTAGTGTTATTACGCCCCAGGTCATTACCTCGTTCGCCAAATCTGGCGGAGATTTTGAGGAAGCAGTTCCTTTTGCGTGAGTACTAACAGTACCTGTTATTCTACCAGCCCCCCGCAGATGCAGAATTGACCAAATTATTACAGACTGCTCAGAGCCAAGGCAATGCTCATGAATGAAGCTTATAAAAATCCGGCAGATTACGACGAGAATTTGTGTAGAGCTACAGCGGCAGAGGTACTAGCGCGTAGGATTGTTCATAATCTACCAATTGATAAGTTGGAGAGCGTAATGAGTACCAGATACCGATATCGCGAGAGCGACGGGGATGAATCGGCTCCTAGTAGTGCTCTGGAGACGGCCATCGATCAGCATGGTACAGTGAGTTCCATCTCGTCATGTTTGCCTCCTATGGTTCAAGCTCTGTGTTTCAGATTTTCTTGTCTTCATCTGAGGCTCAACACGTCGTGAACTGCCTATGGAGAGGTGATTGGATCCAACGAAACAATGATAACATGGATATCGATTACGTTCCATATCAACTGGCGGAATCCAGTAGCTTCTGGGCCCATCTCAATCCCGACCGCATGTCAGTCCCAAGATACCAGTCAACGTTTAAGATCGTGGTATGGTCCATATTTCTTTTTGGTAAGTTTGTTTGGTCTTCACAGTCATTCAGGTTTGACAAGAGACTATTGATTAGTCTATTCGCAAAGTGTCGAGAGCCCCCTAGAGTCATTCAACTCGGAGAGAAACTGGGATGGTTACGAAATTGTTTTATATGTGATGGCCGTTGCGTTTTTGATCGAAGGTAATTTGAAATCACCGTTTTCCTTTTGTTCTGACAAATGCCAAAGAGATTGTTAAGATGTCCAAAGTATGTGCCGAGGCGTCAGTATTCTCATGGTGAATGCTTGTGCTGAACAATACGTTCAATAGATTATACGAATTGCACCCAGACCAATGACCACAGTGGTACGTCTACAGATGCAGAAAGGACCCAGGCTGGCATTGCCCAAGATAAGCTCTACAGAAATTATCAACTTACCCATTAAATAGGGATTCTGGACCATCGTCAACTTGATTACCgactgtcttcttctcgcagCTTTTGGTCTTCGGGTAGCCGGCCTTAGTCTTGATGCAAGCAAAGATGACCAGGCTCAGCTATTGCATTTCCGGAGCTTCCAAGTTCTCAGTTGCGTGGCGCCCTTCATCTGGATGAAACTGGTAAATATCAAGcgagaaaaagaacaaacGCGATACTCATAGCTGCTCTTATGACAGTTGACTGTATTCGATGGCTTCAAGACAGAAAGTATAGATTATTTCGGCTACTGCTTTGGCTGACGCGACACAGGTCGGGACACTTCAAGTTGTAGTGGCCAGGATGCTGTCAGTATATAAGTATATCAATCCACGAATCATTGCTGATGACTTCTCCTTAATCGTCTAGTCGAGAGTCAACTATTTTCTTTATTCTGTAGGCAATTCACACTGTCTCACCGAATAGCGCTGATTGTGAGGAAGACTTGCTATCATGGGCATTGGTTTTGTACAGGTGAACATGTCCCTCAGATTATCCGTCCCTATGGAAAATGGTCCTAACTTCATTATTAACAGTCGTTATATGCCCTGGACGCTGCAGATGGAGAATCTGGGGGGCGAGGTATTGTGATCAATAACCTTATTCAGGCTCTTCTGGGGTAAGTGTATTTCTTTCTGGCTGTATGCACAGTTGATATTTGGCTTGACAGAGCCCCGGACTTTGATTCGCCCTCGGAACGGTTCGGTTACCCTTTCGGACTTATCATTTTCTACGGATGGAACTTCGTAGCAaccatcatcctcgtcaaCGTTTTGATTGCTCTGTTCGGATCCGCCTACTCCGACGTGACCGATAATGAGACGGACGAATACCTGGTTTTCTTTGCCCATAAAACTATAGACTTGATCCGTGCTCCAGACTCATACGTCTACCCTGCACCATTCAACCTCATTGAAGCCTTCTTGATTGCGCCATTTGAGTGAGTCTAAATGAAGTCTGACGAAAATACTGCTTGTTGAAAGGCTGACCGAATACAGATGGATTCTCCCCAGGGATATGTACATAGAGCTTAATCGCTACACCATGACTGTTTTGTTCTTTGTCCCGCTAGCGTTTATTGCGCTCTTCGAGTCTCAAATATCTCATTCAAAGAATCGTAGCATCAGTGCGTACTTCAACGAGCCTCCGCCcgatgaggaaggcgaTCCTGTTATCGAGGATCCGACTTGCGAGGGTGACGACAACGGAGAGATATCGAGAATTAAATTTGAAAATCTAATCAGCGTTTTTCCAAAGTACGTATGAAGATCAACAATTCCCAAAAATGTCGCTAACTAAGTTGCATTACTAGTACTGCACTCACTGAGAGCGCTGTTATTCATCAGGAGATGAAAACCATGAGAAAGCAATTAGATAGGCTTGAAAAGCTTCTACTAGAGCCCAGGGCTAAAACTGCCTAGAAAGGCTGTGAACCAGGGTGTGCCGGCTTCTTTTCGAGCAAGCGACAAGGTCTAGTCTGTCAGGGTCAGTAACCAGAGTTTCTCATGATAAGAAGCAAAATGATAGAGTCAAATCGACATCTGGCTCAGAAAACTGTTTCAAGAGCATTGTATGTATCTTTTCGTACTACGTACCTCACTGAAATGGATATCGCCCCTTGTCGTGGAAAGTGATTTTTAATAATAGCAAAGATGATGTAATGAATCATCTGCCTTGATTCGTGGGTGGGACTTTTGTTTCCGAAGAATAAATGTCGAATCGGTATTACGGACTGTACTAGCAAGTGTGTATATGAATGGTGTGGCCGCTGTGAGATAGTAGCAGTGCAAGCCGAACAAAAAATATGCACACCTTGTGTGACTAACGAAGCACAAAACGACGTTAATAGACGTAGTGAGCACACACACACAGAGCTGTTCCTGCAAAGTTTTGCTATACAGATACTATACTGATTATGGAAGAACATTAAAAATAAAAGGATCTCTGCCATTCTAACGATGTAaattctcttccatctccaccactcTCAACTCGAGctccatttcctccgtTACTTCAGTTAAAAGACCCACCTCCCATCTGCCCCAGATGAAGCCAGTATATAGGAAGGTCACTGCGGCAGCACCCAAAAGCCCCGCAAGGATTGTAAAGATTGGTTGCAGCCAGCTCTTGGGTTGCCACGCTGAACCCACGGTAAGACCAACAAGTGCCAAGAACATAAGCCCGCAAACACGAAGATGCGACGTTGATGTGTGACTTGAAATACGCGTATAGAGACGAAGGGTCCCAAGGGCATTCCGGATGGTAGATGCTTTAGGGATAGACGACGTGGATGTTCGGGGGGAACTCGGATTGCTCGAATGGGAGTGGTTTTTGAATGGATCTCGTACGGCATAAACGTTCGAGCCAATTGGATCAGCCTTTGATTGAGATAGGATAGGCATTAGGGGTTCAGATGAACTGTTGTGTGATAATTTGGAAGATTCGTCTTGAGGATTAGCGTTGTTTGCATGTTTTCCCTTGTCCGGAGTATCTATAACGAAAGTGGAAAATAGGGCGAAATGGTCCGAGTAGGAATGTAAATGGCCAGGCACCCTGTTTGTGAGAACGACCTGGGAGTCGACACATCGCAAGGAAGGCGCACTCGATACAGAATCCTGTAAGGGTTTCCCAGACTCAATATGTCCTTGGCCAGATTTATTATTCCCCCAATAATTTTCCTCTCCATTAGCCTCATCCTTATATTTCCAAAGGAGCGGCCTTCTCCTAGCTATTGCAGGCtgtcggaagaagatgtaaTCCAGTCTTTTACCGCCCTTTTCCAGAACATGTTCAGGTATAGGTTTTCCGGCTGAATAGGTGTTCAGAGGAGAATCGCACGTCATGCCGTACACCCTGAGAGCCTCAGcaggagatggtggtggggagATTTCGCTATTGGTTGAAGGGTGAACTTGGCCGAAAGAGTCCATGAGTTGAGCATGATCTCGCATCATCGCTATGGGAATTGACCAAGGTTGGGAATTGAAGTCGCCCATCTATATGAGGCAATAGTTATTGGCCATCCTCtcgtcttttttttaaCTGGAAGATACGTACGACAAAGACATATCTTCCTTTGGCCGCTCCACCACGGACGGCATTAGCTAGTTCCCAAGATTGCGCTATCCTATGGGCCTGTCGAGTATCTGGCGGGTGCTCCCCAGCAGCATGCATCTAGCTTCTCGTTAGCTTTCGTCAAAGACGATCAGTCAAAACCCACATGGGTGTTCCAAATTTCCACTTCTCCAAGAACCGGGTGTAATATGACGACATTGgcagcagccttcttgACGAAAAAGTCCCCTGCAAAAGCTTGCGCTGGCGAACCAGAGAGTGAGTAGGGAAGGGCATGGGCCGCAATAAGCGGAAAGCGAGTGAAGATGGCTAAACCGGACCCCAGGGCACCTCTAA harbors:
- a CDS encoding hypothetical protein (Match to ESTs gb|CF193290.1|CF193290, gb|CF193289.1|CF193289), which codes for MGDALAVEEQRSVLSFRSSAPEPDTITKLVKRCRAMIVKLLPVEVELSQITDATSSVITPQVITSFAKSGGDFEEAVPFALLRAKAMLMNEAYKNPADYDENLCRATAAEVLARRIVHNLPIDKLESVMSTRYRYRESDGDESAPSSALETAIDQHGTIFLSSSEAQHVVNCLWRGDWIQRNNDNMDIDYVPYQLAESSSFWAHLNPDRMSVPRYQSTFKIVVWSIFLFVYSQSVESPLESFNSERNWDGYEIVLYVMAVAFLIEEIVKMSKIIRIAPRPMTTVGFWTIVNLITDCLLLAAFGLRVAGLSLDASKDDQAQLLHFRSFQVLSCVAPFIWMKLVGTLQVVVARMLRESTIFFILLAIMGIGFVQSLYALDAADGESGGRGIVINNLIQALLGAPDFDSPSERFGYPFGLIIFYGWNFVATIILVNVLIALFGSAYSDVTDNETDEYLVFFAHKTIDLIRAPDSYVYPAPFNLIEAFLIAPFEWILPRDMYIELNRYTMTVLFFVPLAFIALFESQISHSKNRSISAYFNEPPPDEEGDPVIEDPTCEGDDNGEISRIKFENLISVFPNTALTESAVIHQEMKTMRKQLDRLEKLLLEPRAKTA
- a CDS encoding hypothetical protein (HMMPfam hit to Exo_endo_phos, Endonuclease/Exonuclease/phosphatase family, score: 102.8, E(): 8.2e-28); the protein is MNSQSHPEDPDLTLKVLSFNVWGLAIVSKDRRTRIHAIADYLASSSYDIVCLQELWIYKDYEVVREAVQRNLPFSRFFHTGALGSGLAIFTRFPLIAAHALPYSLSGSPAQAFAGDFFVKKAAANVVILHPVLGEVEIWNTHMHAAGEHPPDTRQAHRIAQSWELANAVRGGAAKGRYVFVMGDFNSQPWSIPIAMMRDHAQLMDSFGQVHPSTNSEISPPPSPAEALRVYGMTCDSPLNTYSAGKPIPEHVLEKGGKRLDYIFFRQPAIARRRPLLWKYKDEANGEENYWGNNKSGQGHIESGKPLQDSVSSAPSLRCVDSQVVLTNRVPGHLHSYSDHFALFSTFVIDTPDKGKHANNANPQDESSKLSHNSSSEPLMPILSQSKADPIGSNVYAVRDPFKNHSHSSNPSSPRTSTSSIPKASTIRNALGTLRLYTRISSHTSTSHLRVCGLMFLALVGLTVGSAWQPKSWLQPIFTILAGLLGAAAVTFLYTGFIWGRWEVGLLTEVTEEMELELRVVEMEENLHR